The genomic DNA GTACAATTCTGTTTATTAGGAAATCCAAAATATGAAGATATTGTCATGAAGCCAAAACATACCTCATATTTTAGAATTTACTTGTTTGCCTAGTGTCGAGTTTGGTATTCTTTTGCAGTGTATAGAAGCAATATATCTCAATTTTTCATATCTTGAATTTCATATCTCAAGATCAGTGTTGCATAATGGTAGCTTGTTAAGTACATTTTTCTCCCACTCTTTTTTTACATGTGCTAATGCGTACTCCAGTCCAGCATTTCTTCAAACTTGTCTGTACATTCTTTTGATTATGTGCAGTACATGTTATCATTGTATATTCTGTGCCTACATTCAGACATGTTTTAGAGCGGAAAACCCTATGGAAACCCTATGTACAGGCTGTGGTAGCTTTTCTCATGTCAAGTATACCTCCTCATTTTAATCTACAATTGATGTCTGCGGTTGCATAGCGGTCCTACTCATTTCCTACTCCCAGTTTCATCTGAATTGCATGGCAGAATGTTTCTCTCCGGCAAGGCTAGTATTCTCGTTATGATCATTGGCCCTGAAGTTAGGGCTGATGTTGTTCCAGATTAAAGGGAATGTATCATCCTATTTTGATTAATGTTCTTCCTCGAGCTTCTGTTCCATCTGCTTGTAAAATTCTTACTACTTAAAAATAAACTGCTGAAACGGATATCTCTCTTTCGATCAGTGGTTTGGTCATGTTCCTCTATCACGCGTGCAGAAGTAAGCACCACACCCGAACTGAAGTGTAAGAAAAATGTTTAATGACTAATAGACCAATACACAACAAGCAAGGTTTGCTGATTTGCATGTACAAATATTGCTCTGCTATTTTACTTCTGCTGTAATAACATAGGTGTGGCTGAAGCATTTTCTCTGAGGAAGCCCCTGTTCGAGAAGACAAAAACCGTTAACCGAAAATTGTGCTGTATGCGCAAATGTGTACGTGCACCTGATATCTGGTATGTTGGTTTGTTATTAGAACATATTACTTATCCTGCATCATCAAAGTCTCTTCATGCATTTGGATGAAGAATGAACTGAACGGTCCTGCTAAGCTCAGCGCTCTGGTAGGACCGTTCTCAGCAATattgtttccttttttctctgAATGCTCACAGAGCTGAAGTAATAGATTAGTGGGTCCAAGCAACTGTTGGTGCTGGCCATGCACATGGTTACAGTCTGGAGGTCAAAGTAGTTGTATTCCAACTTCTTCAGCTTGTGCAACCCATAGAGAATAAAGGCAACATGGAAAGGGATGAAGCATAGGGCATAAATGAACAAATTTGTCAGGAACAGCCTCACCATCTTCTTCCTGTCCAGATTGGTTTCCGATATCAATTTTGAGGTGGACTGGGTTCTGTCTCGCAGCTTTCGGATGATGGCAATGGTACAACCGAAGATAATTCCGAAAGGGATGAAAATCCCCGCCACAGAAATTACACAAAGGATGTAAAAACCGTGTCCCCACTCTTCAGGCGAGAAGTGCTCAAAGCAGCGGCTGACATTGCAGTACGTATCATTGTTGACTCTATGGTTTAAGGCCACCGGAACAGATAGGCCGATGATGCATatccacacagccacactcGCCATCCAAGAGGCACACCGAGTACGCATGGAGCGCGAGCGTAGTGGGTACACCACCGCCAGCATACGATCCACACTGATCAACGTGATGAACAAAGAACTGGAGTAAATGTTGACTGAGAACAGGGTCCCAGGAATCATGCAGGCGATGTTGCTCAAGTGCCACACTCCCGTGGAGAAGTAGAGGATTCGCAAtggcagagagagggtgaagagcAGATCAGACAGTGCCAAGTTTGCCATGTATATAACTGGCACCGACTTCAGCCCTATTCGACGCACAAGTTTCCACAGGGAGAAAGCATTCAGTGGCAGGCCCACCAGCAACACCAGGCTGTATGTTGCTGTGAAGAGTGGATACCTAAAGTGAGAAGTACTGCAGTTGGATGTGTTCTCCATGCTTCCCTTTTGCCTTCTGCTTGTATTTTTCTTGCACTTTGAGGAAATAGAGATATTGATGACACGTCATCAAGGGGCATGTCAACACAACCACAACTTGAAAccctttacagtttttctctgtGCATTCCTCAAATcatcattaaagcaacactattattgccgatagagggccgcaaagtgaaagcagaagtgccgttcaccctgttatgagttggtgaaccgctgaaatgattttggaaacattattttaatgtacgaaaaactctttagtgttgctttaaagcaacactaaagcacttttgctCTAATTGcacacatgctatttgtttatccagcaaattaCAATGTCAACGAATAACAAGATACAGCATGTTGCATGCTTTTATGAAAGTATAatgtattgcaacattgaaGTCAAATTTGGAGTTTCTACAGCAGAGGATCGCAAAGCGAATGTAGAAGTGTCggtcaccctgttacgagttgatgaaacactgaaatgattttggaaatattattttaaggtacaaaaagctgtgttgctttaatgtttgCACAAACCTTGATCAAAATGCTTTGTTTCTGTctcaaaagcaaatatttataCCAATGAGTTGAATCAGTTAAATCAAAATGGCAAGTCCTTACGCCATTGTTTATGTCAAGATAGTCAAACTGTTTTGTCAATCTGACAGTTTACTCTGATAGTATTTTCAAATGAACAATGTGCAAGGCATCACTATTTTCTATGTGTCAGAGCTTCGAAACTACAGAGTtacacattattgtgtgtggtcGGGTCGATTGCAAGAGGGTGGATATGTTTCAAAGTTTCTACTGTTGACAGACATTGTGATagtataaagaaaacaaaggcttTTACAGCATTGTGCAAATGAAAAATGACCATTATACagtcaaacatacagtaccttgTTACAgttgtgtataggtgtgtttgtgtgtgtgtgtgtgtgtgtgtgtgtgtgtgtgtgtgtgtgtgtgtgtgtgtgtgtgtgtgtgtgtgtgtgtgtgtgtgtgtgtgtgtgtgtgtgtgtgtgtgtgtgtgtgtgtgtgtgtgtgtgtggtagacaAACAGATAACAGGCCCTTGTCCTTATTGTCCATTGCTCATCTGTCCGGTTGCCTGATGGGGAAAAGCCTGTGAGCCTGTGGCTCTGAGGATTGAGGCTGTGATACCACAAACAGCAGCAGTTGCTCTCATTAGATCAGCCCGAGCTGTTTGCATGAGTCTCTGCATCGCTTTACAGTTGATGGCAGTAGAGCGCCTATGTCATGCCTCCACATCAGATATggagttgccatttcaaatacCTAATAGTCATCTTTAGCAATAGTCATGCTATATGGCGAACCCTGCAGATGAGGCAACTTTTTGAGTAATGCTGCAGGGGAACCTCGTAACCAgtttcatgtgttcatgtggaTGATTAAAGGACTTGAGGTTGGTGTGAGACAGgagatgcattgtgtgtgtgtaagcgaccGACACGTTACCCATCTTGCACTGAATCATCTCCAGCCAGAGGCTGCATTCATTGGTTCACACTTTTATGATGTCATCACCAAAAGTATTGTTTTTACAGAAATATTTGGAAGTGTTTTTAAActacaaaaatgcacacatacgTAAATACATCAGGCCTATCGTAGGCCTATCAtaaatactgcccatccctgCCCTGACAGATGCTTCTCGATCGTGTGATCCATGGACAAATGATGCAAATATGCAAATCATTTCATTGTTGTAGTACATGCATTCACCAGTAGGTGGCGAGGACGTGTTAATGATAGTCAGTGTGCCCCATAGCCCCTTTTGGCTTGTACACTATTGGCAACACTAAATTggcaaaagtattcgctcacctgccttgactcacaaaTGAACTtaagtcacatcccatccttaatccatagggtgtattttgacgtcggtccactcttAGCAGCTAAAACAGcttcaacagcagcaacaagacTTTtcataaggtttaggagtgtgtttatgggattttttgaccactCCTCCACAAGCATATTTGTCAGTGACAATACACTGAGTGATGTTGGACAAGGGGACTGGAGATGTTTCATTTGCCTGTGGTTCCGTCTGGTTTTGGAACACCACAATATCacatgttcataaagttgtAATGGTGAATCGTAGACTATAGGATTTTTGGGTGTGGCCAATCAAAtaagggtggcctgtgccatCCGGAGCCACCCCTCAGGCTATGCCCCTGAATTCAGGCTGGCTTTCCAGGCTAGTACTCTGGTTTATAGACAGTCTGATAGCTCCTTTGGAAGGACGAACTTCCTTGGCTGTGAAGTAGGGCACGTGTCAACCCGCACAAGTCTGAGCCAGTGCTCACTGCTCAAGCACAAATATTAGAGCAAATACATAAATTATCTACAGAATTTTCTCAATTAGTCAAAAATAGAACAGACTATTGCTTTAAGTTTTCATGTTAAGTTCACATGCATGTTGGTGTTTACAgtaattacctctgccaaggaggttatgttttcatctgggttgtttgtttgtttgtttgtttgtttgtttgtttgcttgtttgtttgttcgcaagataactcaaaaagttatggatggattttgacaAAATTGacaaattttcagggaaggtctggaatgacggaaggaaggaaggaagaaacgattaaatttgggagtgatccgtgtcaccgtctggatccaagAGGCGATTATGTTGTCGCTTGGCTGAGGTTTGTGctgtctgagtgcttttctaattGATTATGTGAATGAAAATGGATGAATGAAGTAAAGGCAACCAGAGATTACTTTAAGACGTTGCCCTGGGTGATGTTAAATATATATTCTCCCACAGGAGGGCGCAGTCAGACAGCTGTTGTGCAGATGCTCTGGCTATAGTCTAGCAAGTGGGACTACACAATTTAATTGAACTGGCAGTGCAATTGATTAAGGATTAAGTAAGACACTTCTAATAATGTTAGAATTATGACTGCCGCCCAGTGAAggtaatttttttttctcatgagAAATTTTCCATCAAGGATTtccgggacactgaaagaccgggtTGTACAAAAcctggtgggcatgtagccccaagATAGctggaaccattgttttttgttttgatccgtcaaaaaaagcaaaaatgaggcattgtaatcacaggtatctttggttgacaggttcaaaacggcaagaaatttgaagtgtaggatcattatgacaccctctgaatgtatgctaagttttgtgtcattttgttCATGGGGcaccatacaataaattaatatatgtGTACacttagtgactgtacactacgcacccgcatgcacacacatagtatataaagacatgcacacacaatgccagcacatgcacacacacagagagacaagcacagacagcagacacacataaacacacacacacacacacacacacacacacacacacacacacacacacacactcaagagtgaacatacacacacagacacataaaacacacacaaatgcaggcaagcacacacacacacacacacacacacacacacacacacacacacacacagagagagagatctcattacccccaccacacacactcacaagcgaaaactcacagacagagaagcacttatacaaagcaagcacacacatgcagacactcacTTACATACATagaagttgcagtaggggatggcgTAGGAGATGGAACCGAATTGACAaacatgatttatttttgtggagggaatgtgcaggactgatcGGTGGTCATATTTTGCTCCTCTGTGGTACTTTCTAAAATGGTTTAGCCATAGATTGGTCTTGAAATTTCATCAAGTTTATGGGCTCtgatagcctgggtgttcccatgctgccttgcacgtcatttcattcacgctgctaaggcagtctggaaactaccgccctagtttttgcctgagataggggaccaatcacaaaacagaggggaaagcaagacgatgatgagctatgcacagacacatttgatctGTGGCGCGCATCTGggtattttttcaaatacgagaaaatgaacgtttggttgccagaccacgtctcatttgagaagtggtaggcgctagccaggctagggcTCTGATGTCCTCAACCCTATTCCTTAAGAGGGAAGAAAGACATATATAGCCAACATGTTTGGTGAACACTGGGAGCCTaactttctgtctccctcaaaTTATCTGGGTAATAGGAACacattaaattacaaaataaGCCCAGTCTATGTCATGatatgtaatgtactgtataaataaTACATGACAGTCTATTCTTCAGAATCTCCAGAGTTAATTTCTCCTGTGCTGTAATAATAACTTGATTTGAATCTGTAAACATTTTAAACTTAACTTAAGCATGTTGTCAATATACCAGCATAACACATGACAGTACTGTACTGTCCCAAGTGCATGTCATAAAATGAATCCCAAATGACATCTCAAAAATTGCGCAACTTAGGCTACTGTTCAGTTCACAGCTAACACTGGGATACAAGCGCAGGACACCCCTTGtctgagaagaagaagagttcAAATGAGGACCAAAAGAACCATGTTGTAAGATGCGCCCTCCTAAATTAAGCTACAACTTTGCAGAGCATAAGCATAGCGCACACACAGGACCAGATTTACATACATTTGCGAACGTATACAGCGCTATCAGCGCCATGGTCAACCTGCAGAAACCGCAT from Sardina pilchardus chromosome 2, fSarPil1.1, whole genome shotgun sequence includes the following:
- the lpar5a gene encoding lysophosphatidic acid receptor 5a, producing MENTSNCSTSHFRYPLFTATYSLVLLVGLPLNAFSLWKLVRRIGLKSVPVIYMANLALSDLLFTLSLPLRILYFSTGVWHLSNIACMIPGTLFSVNIYSSSLFITLISVDRMLAVVYPLRSRSMRTRCASWMASVAVWICIIGLSVPVALNHRVNNDTYCNVSRCFEHFSPEEWGHGFYILCVISVAGIFIPFGIIFGCTIAIIRKLRDRTQSTSKLISETNLDRKKMVRLFLTNLFIYALCFIPFHVAFILYGLHKLKKLEYNYFDLQTVTMCMASTNSCLDPLIYYFSSVSIQRKKETILLRTVLPER